A window of Panicum virgatum strain AP13 chromosome 8K, P.virgatum_v5, whole genome shotgun sequence contains these coding sequences:
- the LOC120645587 gene encoding salicylic acid-binding protein 2-like, which translates to MPVLKLRPLTTYLRDITLAKSLMRIGSVFLEDLQLMEALSMDCYGSVRKVYIVCKQDRTLSEEFQRWMVSNNPVDEVKEIDGADHMAMLSAPDDIVQCIVDIVAKYN; encoded by the coding sequence ATGCCGGTACTAAAGCTACGTCCACTAACTACTTATTTGCGGGACATCACACTAGCGAAATCTCTCATGAGAATCGGCTCGGTGTTCCTCGAAGACCTGCAGTTGATGGAAGCCCTCTCCATGGATTGCTACGGCTCCGTGCGCAAGGTGTACATCGTTTGCAAGCAAGACCGGACGCTGTCCGAGGAGTTCCAGAGGTGGATGGTGTCCAACAACCCGGTGGATGAGGTGAAGGAGATTGACGGCGCGGATCACATGGCTATGCTCTCCGCGCCCGATGACATCGTGCAGTGCATTGTCGACATCGTTGCAAAATACAATTGA
- the LOC120646237 gene encoding putative inactive methylesterase 20: MAEPAATTVRSGCTGATHIFLVHGVCHGGWCWYKVAARLRRLRPLAAGRVVAPDLAASGVDDRRLREVLTFRDYSAPLLDALRSLPDRERAVVVGHSLGGLSVALAAEEFPDKVAAAVFLCAFMPDCTSPPGHVLLQVNIRFGLCVEIIFTVAEIKKQYIFSVKTVIFSV; this comes from the coding sequence ATGGCGGAGCCGGCGGCCACTACGGTGAGGAGCGGCTGTACCGGCGCCACACACATCTTCCTCGTCCACGGCGTCTGTCACGGCGGCTGGTGCTGGTACAAGGTAGCGGCGCGGCTGCGACGCCTGCGgccgctggccgccggccgcgtcgTGGCGCCCGACCTCGCGGCGTCGGGAGTCGACGACCGCCGGCTGCGCGAGGTGCTCACGTTCCGGGACTACTCGGCCCCGCTGCTGGACGCTCTCCGGTCGCTCCCTGACCGGGAGAGGGCGGTCGTCGTGGGGCACAGCCTCGGGGGCCTCAgcgtcgcgctcgccgcggaggagttcCCCGACAAGGTCGCCGCCGCGGTGTTTCTGTGCGCCTTCATGCCGGACTGCACGTCGCCGCCGGGGCACGTGCTCCTGCAGGTAAATATACGTTTTGGTCTTTGCGTCGAGATTATATTTACAGTGGCCGAGATCAAGAAACAGTATATTTTTAGTGTAAAAACTGTAATTTTCTCCGTGTAA